In a single window of the Microbacterium sp. SL75 genome:
- a CDS encoding DNA gyrase/topoisomerase IV subunit A, whose product MPDSRSSSPSNSSVVERIEDVDVSTEMQGSFLEYAYSVIYSRALPDARDGLKPVQRRILYQMAEMGLRPDRGHVKSARVVGEVMGKLHPHGDAPIYDALVRLAQYFSLRVPLVDGHGNFGSLDDGPAAPRYTEARLAAAALALTENLDEDVVDFIPNYDGQFQQPEVLPAAFPNLLVNGATGIAVGMATNMAPHNLIEVVAAAIHLLQHPEATVEELMEFVPGPDLPSGGIIVGLDGIKDAYTNGRGTFRTRAKASIESLGPRRTGIVITELPYLVGPERVIEKIKDAVQAKKLTGIADVTDLTDRNNGLRLVIGIKTGFDPKAVLEQLYRLTPLEDSFGINNVALVDGQPQTLGLREMLRVYIDHRIRVVTRRSEYRLARKRERLHLVEGLLIAILDIDEVIQVIRSSDDGEQARTKLQEVFDLSHPQAEYILELRLRRLTKFSRIELEAERDQLNAEIAQLVELLGSETLLRQQVARELDAAAEAHGTPRRTMLLNGGPVQPRSAKAAAAADLQIADAPCRVYLSATGRMVRAELVADAPAGGVVPPARRSKHDAIRSSVDTTTRGDIAAVTSAGRLVRFSPVDLPSVPANSVQVAAGTKVEQYLALAKGEKVVALVPLVDSPTIALGTEQGVVKRVAATELGSKDEIEIISLRDGDRVVGAAPAGDNAELVFVASDAQLLRFEASSVRPQGRSAGGMAGIRLSDGARVISFAVVGASAFDAVVVTVAGSSAALPGTDAGSAKVSAFTEFPAKGRATGGVRAQRLLRGEDALVLAWVGSDPRAVGTDGSVRALPESGAKRDASGQPLEAVIGAIGTVVR is encoded by the coding sequence ATGCCCGATTCCCGTTCCTCCTCTCCCTCGAACTCGTCCGTCGTCGAGCGCATCGAAGACGTCGATGTCTCGACCGAGATGCAGGGGTCGTTCCTCGAGTACGCCTACTCGGTCATCTACTCGCGCGCCCTGCCCGATGCGCGCGACGGACTCAAGCCGGTGCAGCGCCGCATCCTCTACCAGATGGCGGAGATGGGCCTTCGGCCCGACCGCGGCCACGTCAAGAGTGCGCGGGTCGTGGGCGAGGTCATGGGAAAGCTGCACCCCCACGGCGACGCGCCGATCTACGACGCTCTCGTCCGGCTGGCGCAGTACTTCTCGTTGCGGGTTCCCCTGGTCGACGGCCACGGCAACTTCGGCTCGCTCGACGACGGGCCCGCCGCCCCGCGTTACACCGAGGCGCGCTTGGCGGCAGCGGCGCTGGCGCTGACCGAGAACCTCGACGAGGACGTCGTCGACTTCATCCCCAACTACGACGGACAGTTCCAGCAGCCCGAGGTTCTTCCGGCGGCGTTCCCGAACCTCCTCGTGAACGGGGCGACGGGCATCGCGGTCGGCATGGCCACGAACATGGCGCCGCACAACCTCATCGAGGTCGTCGCCGCAGCCATCCACCTGCTGCAGCACCCCGAGGCCACGGTCGAAGAGCTCATGGAGTTCGTCCCCGGCCCCGACCTGCCCTCGGGCGGAATCATCGTCGGCCTCGACGGCATCAAAGATGCCTACACGAACGGCCGCGGAACGTTCCGCACGCGCGCGAAGGCGTCGATCGAGTCGCTCGGTCCGCGTCGCACCGGCATCGTGATCACCGAGCTGCCGTATCTCGTCGGCCCCGAGCGCGTGATCGAGAAGATCAAAGACGCCGTGCAGGCGAAGAAGCTCACGGGCATCGCCGACGTCACCGACCTCACCGACCGCAACAACGGTCTGCGCCTCGTCATCGGGATCAAGACCGGATTCGACCCGAAAGCCGTGCTCGAGCAGTTGTACCGGCTGACCCCGCTCGAGGACTCGTTCGGCATCAACAACGTCGCGCTCGTCGACGGGCAGCCGCAGACACTCGGTCTGCGCGAGATGCTGCGCGTCTACATCGATCACCGCATTCGTGTCGTCACGCGACGCAGCGAGTACCGATTGGCCCGCAAACGGGAGCGTCTGCACCTCGTCGAGGGTCTACTCATCGCGATCCTCGACATCGACGAGGTCATCCAGGTCATCCGCTCCTCCGACGACGGCGAGCAGGCGCGCACCAAGCTGCAGGAGGTGTTCGACCTCTCGCACCCGCAGGCCGAGTACATCCTCGAACTGCGCCTGCGCCGGCTGACGAAGTTCTCGCGCATCGAGCTCGAGGCCGAGCGCGATCAGTTGAACGCCGAGATCGCCCAGCTCGTCGAACTGCTCGGAAGCGAGACGCTCCTGCGCCAGCAGGTGGCCAGAGAACTCGATGCCGCGGCCGAGGCGCACGGCACCCCGCGGCGCACCATGCTGCTCAACGGCGGACCCGTGCAGCCCCGGTCGGCGAAGGCCGCCGCCGCCGCGGACCTGCAGATCGCGGACGCACCGTGCCGTGTGTATCTCTCGGCCACCGGCCGCATGGTCCGCGCCGAGCTCGTGGCCGACGCCCCCGCCGGCGGCGTGGTCCCGCCCGCGCGTCGGTCCAAGCACGACGCGATCCGCTCCTCGGTCGACACGACCACCCGTGGTGACATCGCGGCGGTCACCTCGGCCGGGCGCCTCGTGCGCTTCTCCCCGGTCGACCTTCCCTCGGTGCCGGCCAACTCGGTGCAGGTCGCCGCCGGAACCAAGGTGGAGCAGTATCTGGCGCTGGCGAAGGGCGAGAAGGTCGTCGCCCTCGTCCCGCTGGTCGACTCCCCCACGATCGCCCTGGGCACCGAGCAGGGGGTGGTCAAGCGCGTCGCCGCGACCGAGCTGGGCTCGAAGGACGAGATCGAGATCATCTCGCTCCGCGACGGCGACCGCGTCGTCGGCGCCGCCCCCGCGGGCGACAACGCCGAGCTCGTCTTCGTCGCGAGCGACGCGCAGCTCCTGCGTTTCGAGGCCTCGTCGGTGCGACCGCAGGGACGGTCCGCGGGAGGTATGGCCGGCATCCGTCTCTCCGACGGCGCGCGCGTGATCTCGTTCGCCGTGGTGGGCGCCTCCGCCTTCGATGCCGTCGTGGTCACCGTCGCCGGCTCGTCTGCCGCGCTCCCGGGCACCGACGCGGGCAGCGCGAAGGTGTCGGCGTTCACCGAGTTCCCCGCGAAGGGCCGCGCTACCGGTGGCGTGCGTGCGCAGCGTCTGCTCCGCGGCGAGGACGCCCTCGTGCTCGCCTGGGTCGGCTCCGACCCGCGCGCCGTCGGCACCGATGGTTCGGTGCGGGCCCTGCCCGAGTCGGGCGCGAAGCGCGACGCCTCGGGCCAGCCGCTCGAAGCCGTCATCGGCGCGATCGGGACCGTCGTCCGCTGA
- a CDS encoding DUF3093 domain-containing protein codes for MQKRGCGIRTAAEYRERLSPSLWALVAAAVCGPMAAVVFSPLDTTLALFIGLVVSVGIVSGLLAIAPVIEIRDGELRAGRAHIPVDLLGAPVGVVAEEARTARGSGLDHRAWHVIRGGIDGIVTVPVTDPDDPTPSWVVSTRTPDRLVAAIQRAQVRLRTPGR; via the coding sequence ATGCAGAAGAGGGGGTGCGGCATCCGCACCGCAGCCGAGTATCGAGAGCGTCTCAGCCCGTCGCTGTGGGCGCTGGTCGCCGCAGCCGTGTGCGGTCCGATGGCGGCGGTCGTCTTCTCGCCGCTCGACACGACCCTGGCTCTGTTCATCGGGCTCGTGGTGTCGGTGGGGATCGTGTCGGGTCTGCTGGCGATCGCCCCCGTGATCGAGATCCGTGACGGCGAACTGCGGGCGGGACGCGCGCACATCCCGGTCGACCTCCTGGGTGCGCCCGTCGGCGTTGTCGCCGAAGAGGCTCGTACCGCCCGTGGGAGTGGTCTCGACCACCGGGCCTGGCACGTGATCCGCGGCGGTATCGACGGCATCGTCACGGTTCCCGTGACCGATCCCGACGACCCGACCCCGTCGTGGGTGGTGTCCACCCGCACGCCGGATCGCCTGGTCGCGGCGATCCAGCGTGCTCAGGTCAGGCTGCGCACTCCAGGCAGATGA
- a CDS encoding DUF4193 domain-containing protein, which yields MATDYDAPRKTEDDSESIEALKERVPDKASGSIDNEDADNPSGFELPGADLSDIELDVVVLPAQEDEFTCMNCFLVKHRSQIAEESGPGFICLECAA from the coding sequence ATGGCAACCGATTACGACGCACCGCGCAAGACCGAGGACGACAGCGAGTCGATCGAGGCCCTCAAAGAGCGCGTGCCCGACAAGGCGTCGGGGTCGATCGACAACGAGGATGCCGATAACCCCTCGGGCTTCGAACTGCCCGGCGCCGACCTCTCCGACATCGAGCTCGATGTCGTCGTGCTTCCCGCTCAGGAAGACGAGTTCACCTGCATGAACTGCTTCCTCGTGAAGCACCGTTCCCAGATCGCCGAAGAGAGCGGCCCCGGCTTCATCTGCCTGGAGTGCGCAGCCTGA
- the dut gene encoding dUTP diphosphatase codes for MTETVDVLIVASEPPVFAHPGDAGADLTAAEAVRLEPGRRALVSTGVRIALPEGYAAFVVPRSGLAAKHGITIVNAPGTIDAGYRGEIKVALLNTDLDEVYDIAVGDRIAQLIVMPVPTVRFVPVDELPDSVRGQGGFGSSGYQTLQGSTR; via the coding sequence GTGACCGAAACGGTGGACGTCCTCATTGTCGCATCCGAGCCTCCGGTCTTCGCCCACCCCGGCGACGCCGGAGCCGACCTGACCGCCGCCGAGGCGGTTCGACTGGAACCCGGGCGCCGCGCCCTCGTCTCGACGGGGGTGCGCATCGCGCTTCCCGAGGGGTATGCCGCGTTCGTCGTGCCGCGCAGCGGCCTGGCCGCCAAGCACGGCATCACGATCGTGAACGCGCCGGGGACGATCGACGCCGGTTACCGCGGCGAGATCAAGGTCGCCCTTTTGAACACCGACCTCGACGAGGTCTATGACATCGCGGTCGGAGACCGCATCGCCCAGCTCATCGTGATGCCCGTCCCGACCGTGCGTTTCGTCCCCGTCGACGAACTGCCCGACAGCGTGCGCGGTCAAGGCGGCTTCGGATCGAGCGGATACCAGACTCTGCAAGGGAGCACCCGATGA
- a CDS encoding alkaline phosphatase family protein, with protein MSLSLPADPPRSRSLTGVVPQSIAALRGESEWFAHARSAIVMLVDGLGAHNLAARRGHARFLGSVGGRKDVARTVFPSTTAAALTSLLTGAEPGSHGIVGYRTRIPGTDIAANQLHGWETDSLDPLTWQRRTPLFALRADAGLRSFVVSRPSYTGTGFTEATLRGAEFASSDDIDERVRLAADLAARHPGSLTYLYAPELDTAGHRDGWESDRWTDALERVDAAARRLAESIDQRTGVVVTADHGMVDVPAHKHVLLREGDPLLEGVALIGGEPRMLHLYTHAGRADAVAALWRETEAARAWVLTREEAIAAGLFGDVDAEVRPRIGDVLVAARGRFAYYDDREPDKRPQRMVGQHGSLTDEERTVPLLRLGAFA; from the coding sequence ATGTCACTCAGCCTACCGGCGGACCCGCCGCGCTCTCGGAGCCTCACCGGTGTGGTGCCCCAGTCGATCGCCGCCCTGAGGGGCGAGTCGGAGTGGTTCGCTCACGCCCGCAGCGCCATCGTCATGCTCGTGGACGGGCTCGGCGCACACAACCTGGCGGCCCGGCGCGGCCACGCACGGTTCCTGGGCTCGGTGGGCGGTCGCAAGGACGTCGCACGCACGGTGTTCCCCTCGACCACGGCCGCGGCGCTCACGAGCCTGCTCACCGGCGCGGAGCCCGGCAGCCACGGCATCGTGGGCTACCGCACCCGCATTCCCGGCACCGACATCGCGGCCAATCAGCTGCACGGGTGGGAGACCGACAGCCTCGACCCGCTCACCTGGCAGAGACGCACTCCGCTTTTCGCCCTGCGCGCCGACGCCGGGCTCCGCAGCTTCGTCGTCTCACGACCGAGCTATACCGGCACCGGCTTCACCGAGGCGACGCTGCGCGGGGCGGAGTTCGCCTCGTCCGACGACATCGACGAGCGCGTACGCCTGGCGGCCGATCTGGCCGCACGGCATCCGGGATCTCTGACCTACCTGTACGCCCCCGAGCTCGATACCGCGGGTCATCGGGACGGGTGGGAATCCGACCGATGGACCGACGCCCTCGAGCGGGTGGATGCCGCGGCCCGCCGCCTCGCCGAGTCCATCGACCAGCGCACGGGCGTCGTCGTCACGGCCGATCACGGCATGGTCGACGTCCCCGCCCACAAGCACGTCCTGCTCCGAGAGGGGGACCCGTTGCTCGAGGGCGTCGCTCTCATCGGCGGCGAGCCCCGAATGCTCCACCTGTACACCCATGCGGGGCGAGCGGATGCCGTGGCCGCGCTGTGGCGGGAGACCGAGGCGGCACGGGCCTGGGTGCTCACGCGCGAAGAGGCCATCGCGGCCGGCCTCTTCGGCGACGTCGACGCCGAGGTCCGCCCGCGCATCGGGGACGTGCTCGTCGCCGCGCGCGGACGTTTCGCGTACTACGACGACCGCGAGCCCGACAAGCGCCCGCAGCGCATGGTGGGCCAGCACGGCTCGCTCACCGACGAAGAGCGCACGGTGCCGCTCCTCCGTCTGGGCGCGTTCGCCTGA
- a CDS encoding DUF3159 domain-containing protein, with protein sequence MSDDSTRPAREDDRVPLDPPSAAESVSAALGNAARRAGLDPAKHTSTGAAVWSAMGGVRGILESVLPSLAFVVLFTITIDPETRQGNLWLSLGVSVGLAVAFTLARLIAKSPPSAAIGGLLATAGAAVLSLVTGRGQDNFVPGFFTNGAYGTAFLVSALIGWPLIGLVAGYLLGEGTRWRADRRKRRAYTWLSIAWAALFAARLAVQLPLYFAGDVTALGTLKIVMGLPLFAPMLAVTWLVVRALHPRRES encoded by the coding sequence ATGAGCGACGATTCCACCCGCCCGGCGCGAGAAGACGACCGCGTCCCCCTCGACCCGCCCTCCGCGGCGGAGAGCGTGAGTGCGGCTCTCGGTAACGCCGCGCGTCGCGCAGGCCTCGACCCGGCCAAGCACACCTCGACCGGCGCCGCCGTGTGGTCGGCGATGGGCGGGGTGCGCGGCATCCTGGAATCCGTCCTGCCCTCGCTCGCGTTCGTCGTGCTGTTCACGATCACGATCGACCCCGAGACGCGCCAGGGAAACCTGTGGTTGAGCCTGGGCGTCTCGGTCGGGCTGGCCGTCGCCTTCACGCTCGCGAGACTCATCGCCAAGTCACCGCCGAGCGCTGCGATCGGCGGGCTGCTCGCGACGGCGGGAGCAGCCGTGCTGTCGCTGGTGACCGGGCGCGGTCAAGACAACTTCGTGCCGGGGTTCTTCACCAACGGCGCATACGGGACGGCGTTCCTGGTGTCGGCGCTGATCGGCTGGCCGCTGATCGGCCTGGTGGCGGGCTACCTGCTCGGCGAAGGCACCCGCTGGCGCGCCGATCGCCGCAAGCGCCGCGCCTACACGTGGCTCTCGATCGCGTGGGCGGCCCTGTTCGCCGCGCGTCTCGCGGTGCAGCTGCCGCTGTACTTCGCGGGAGACGTGACGGCGCTGGGGACGCTCAAGATCGTCATGGGCCTGCCGTTGTTCGCGCCGATGCTGGCGGTGACGTGGCTCGTCGTCCGCGCCCTCCACCCTCGTCGAGAGTCCTGA
- a CDS encoding DUF3710 domain-containing protein has protein sequence MTDDESQTTPETTEDDQSGAEAVPATKSAPVDRESAGPFDEAEANPVRPYIDLGGIKILPREGLNLRLEVEEQTKRIVAVGLDYADSTLQVQPFAAPRSSGLWEETRDQIRQQVKQQGGRVEEREGPLGPELLAEVPVAAADGASKRLARFVGVDGPRWFLRGVVGGAATSDVEAAAAVEDLFRSIVVVRGSSPMPPRDLIPLRMPSSPGTA, from the coding sequence ATGACCGACGACGAGTCGCAGACCACGCCCGAGACCACCGAAGACGATCAGTCCGGCGCCGAGGCGGTGCCGGCGACCAAGAGCGCCCCGGTCGACCGCGAGAGCGCGGGCCCGTTCGACGAGGCCGAGGCCAACCCCGTGCGCCCCTACATCGACCTGGGCGGGATCAAGATCCTGCCGCGCGAGGGCCTGAACCTCCGCCTCGAGGTCGAGGAGCAGACCAAGCGCATCGTGGCCGTCGGCCTCGACTACGCCGACTCGACCCTGCAGGTGCAGCCGTTCGCCGCTCCGCGCTCGAGCGGCCTGTGGGAAGAGACGCGCGACCAGATCCGCCAGCAGGTCAAGCAGCAGGGCGGCCGCGTCGAAGAGCGCGAGGGCCCCCTCGGTCCCGAGCTCCTCGCCGAGGTCCCCGTCGCCGCGGCGGACGGCGCGAGCAAGCGTCTCGCTCGGTTCGTGGGCGTCGACGGACCCCGCTGGTTCCTGCGCGGCGTCGTCGGGGGAGCGGCCACCAGTGATGTCGAGGCCGCCGCCGCTGTCGAAGACCTCTTCCGTTCGATCGTCGTGGTCCGCGGATCCTCGCCGATGCCGCCGCGCGATCTCATCCCGCTCCGGATGCCGTCGAGCCCCGGAACGGCATGA
- a CDS encoding DNA gyrase/topoisomerase IV subunit B, whose translation MTSEYSAHHLQVLEGLEAVRKRPGMYIGSTDSRGLMHCLWEIIDNSVDEALGGHGSRIDIVLHADGSVEVRDRARGIPVDVEPRTGLTGVEVVFTKLHAGGKFGGGSYAASGGLHGVGASVVNALSERLDVEVDRGGKTYAMSFHRGEPGLFAGDTPDSTFTPFERSSELRVIGKAPRGVTGTRIRYWADRQIFTKDAAFGLDELVQRVRQTAFLVPGLEIVVQDQRGEERVETSYRFDGGISEFAEFLAPDAAVTDTWRLTGTGTFTETVPVLQPGGSMIPTEVERECEVDIAVRWGTGYDTTTRSFVNIIATPKGGTHQQGFEQGLMKVLRSQVEQNARKLKVGNDKIEKDDLLAGLTAVMTVRLPEPQFEGQTKEILGTPAVRQIVASVVQKELSARFASPKRDDKAQTAQLLEKIVSEMKARISARTHKETQRRKNALESSSLPAKLVDCRSNDVNDSELFIVEGDSALGTAKLARNSEFQALLPIRGKILNTQKASISDMLSNAECASIIQVIGAGSGRSFDLDAARYGKIILMSDADVDGAHIRTLLLTLFFRYMRPLVEEGRVFAAVPPLHRVIVMNPGTKPNETIYTYSEQELHTLLTKLKRGNKRWQEPVQRYKGLGEMDADQLATTTMDRGGRMLRRVRVQDMEAAASVFDLLMGSDVAPRREFIIDSSDRLARERIDV comes from the coding sequence GTGACGTCCGAGTACTCCGCCCATCATCTGCAGGTCCTCGAGGGCCTCGAAGCCGTGCGCAAGCGCCCGGGCATGTACATCGGGTCCACCGACTCCCGCGGTCTCATGCACTGCCTGTGGGAGATCATCGACAACTCCGTCGACGAAGCCCTCGGCGGACACGGCTCGCGCATCGACATCGTGCTGCACGCCGACGGCAGCGTCGAGGTGCGCGACCGCGCCCGCGGCATCCCGGTCGACGTCGAGCCCCGCACCGGCCTGACCGGTGTCGAGGTGGTCTTCACCAAGCTTCACGCGGGCGGCAAGTTCGGCGGCGGCTCGTACGCTGCCTCCGGCGGTCTGCACGGCGTCGGCGCCTCGGTCGTGAACGCGCTGTCCGAGCGACTCGACGTCGAGGTCGACCGCGGCGGCAAGACGTACGCGATGTCGTTCCACCGCGGCGAGCCCGGTCTGTTCGCCGGGGACACCCCCGACTCCACGTTCACGCCGTTCGAACGCAGCAGCGAGCTGCGCGTGATCGGCAAAGCGCCGCGCGGTGTCACCGGCACGCGCATCCGTTACTGGGCCGACCGACAGATCTTCACCAAAGACGCCGCCTTCGGCCTCGATGAACTCGTGCAGCGCGTGCGCCAGACCGCGTTCCTCGTGCCGGGACTCGAGATCGTCGTGCAGGACCAACGGGGCGAGGAGCGCGTCGAGACCAGCTACCGCTTCGACGGCGGGATCTCGGAGTTCGCGGAGTTCCTCGCACCCGACGCCGCCGTCACCGACACCTGGCGTCTCACCGGCACCGGTACCTTCACCGAGACCGTCCCCGTGCTGCAGCCCGGCGGATCGATGATCCCCACCGAGGTCGAGCGCGAGTGCGAGGTCGACATCGCGGTGCGCTGGGGCACCGGCTACGACACGACGACCCGCTCGTTCGTCAACATCATCGCCACCCCCAAGGGCGGCACGCACCAGCAGGGCTTCGAGCAGGGCCTGATGAAGGTGCTGCGTTCGCAGGTCGAGCAGAACGCCCGAAAGCTCAAGGTCGGCAACGACAAGATCGAGAAGGACGACCTGCTCGCCGGCCTCACCGCCGTCATGACCGTGCGCCTTCCCGAGCCGCAGTTCGAAGGCCAGACCAAAGAGATCCTCGGCACTCCCGCGGTTCGGCAGATCGTGGCATCCGTCGTTCAGAAAGAACTGTCGGCCCGCTTCGCCTCGCCCAAGCGCGACGACAAGGCGCAGACCGCTCAGCTGCTCGAGAAGATCGTCTCCGAGATGAAGGCGCGCATCTCGGCGCGCACCCACAAAGAGACCCAGCGTCGAAAGAACGCCCTCGAGTCCTCCTCGCTTCCCGCGAAACTCGTCGACTGCCGTTCCAACGACGTCAACGACTCCGAGCTGTTCATCGTCGAGGGCGACTCCGCCCTCGGCACGGCGAAGCTCGCCCGCAACAGCGAGTTCCAAGCGCTCCTGCCCATCCGCGGCAAGATCCTCAACACGCAGAAGGCCTCGATCAGCGACATGCTGTCGAACGCCGAGTGCGCCTCGATCATCCAGGTGATCGGCGCGGGCTCAGGTCGATCGTTCGATCTCGACGCGGCCCGCTACGGCAAGATCATCCTGATGAGCGACGCCGACGTCGACGGCGCGCACATCCGCACGCTGCTGCTGACGTTGTTCTTCCGGTACATGCGCCCGCTCGTCGAGGAGGGCCGGGTCTTCGCCGCCGTACCACCGCTGCACCGCGTGATCGTCATGAACCCGGGCACCAAGCCCAACGAGACGATCTACACCTACAGCGAGCAGGAGCTCCACACCCTGCTCACCAAGCTCAAGCGCGGCAACAAGCGTTGGCAAGAGCCGGTGCAGCGGTACAAGGGCCTCGGCGAGATGGATGCCGATCAACTCGCGACGACGACCATGGATCGCGGCGGCCGCATGCTGCGCCGCGTTCGCGTGCAGGACATGGAGGCCGCGGCATCCGTCTTCGATCTGCTCATGGGCAGCGACGTCGCCCCGCGCCGCGAGTTCATCATCGACTCGAGCGACCGCCTCGCGCGCGAGCGCATCGACGTCTGA
- the sepH gene encoding septation protein SepH, with protein sequence MEQLKVIGTEDDVLVVATQAGERFALALDEVLRAEARRARRDREDDDRAPRPSPREIQAHIRAGMSAREVATLLNARVEDVERFEGPVLAEREHVVAQALAVPVLLGGTLEHDSPITFGAAVRAKLAEAGASAERWTSWKESSGWSVKLEFTANGIDHDARWSFDPRRSVLSPQNSDAIQLSRQGSLPEGLIPRLRALDNVSKDDSRFDSGAFGPRRIDIDDEPGVEATGPVATAVQAAAIKRAPDAPVTSAETADLLEALRRRRGQREPLPGASEVAEPEPRPSSPPVALFDAVEPGYVDESEETPSEPERPQADNGRRAKGRPSMPSWDEIVFGARSDES encoded by the coding sequence ATGGAACAGCTCAAAGTCATCGGAACCGAAGATGACGTCCTCGTCGTGGCGACGCAGGCGGGCGAACGCTTCGCCCTCGCGCTCGATGAGGTGCTGCGCGCTGAAGCGCGCCGTGCGCGTCGGGACCGTGAGGACGACGACCGTGCCCCGCGCCCGAGCCCCCGAGAAATCCAGGCGCACATTCGCGCCGGCATGTCGGCTCGTGAGGTGGCGACGCTTCTGAACGCCCGCGTCGAAGACGTGGAACGTTTCGAGGGTCCCGTCCTCGCCGAGCGCGAGCACGTCGTGGCTCAAGCCCTCGCCGTGCCGGTGCTGCTGGGCGGCACCCTCGAGCACGACTCCCCCATCACCTTCGGGGCGGCCGTGCGTGCCAAGCTCGCCGAGGCCGGTGCGTCCGCGGAGCGTTGGACGAGCTGGAAAGAGAGCTCGGGCTGGTCCGTGAAGCTGGAGTTCACCGCCAACGGCATCGACCACGACGCGCGCTGGAGCTTCGACCCGCGTCGCAGCGTCCTCTCGCCGCAGAACTCGGACGCCATCCAGTTGTCGCGCCAGGGCTCGCTTCCCGAGGGGCTCATCCCCCGTCTCCGCGCCCTCGACAACGTCTCGAAGGACGACTCCCGTTTCGACAGCGGAGCGTTCGGGCCTCGCCGCATCGACATCGATGACGAGCCGGGTGTGGAGGCCACCGGTCCCGTCGCCACCGCCGTTCAGGCTGCCGCCATCAAGCGTGCACCCGATGCGCCCGTCACCTCGGCCGAGACCGCCGACCTGCTCGAGGCGCTCCGTCGCCGTCGGGGTCAGCGCGAGCCGCTGCCCGGTGCCTCCGAGGTCGCCGAGCCGGAGCCGCGTCCCTCGAGCCCGCCGGTCGCCCTGTTCGACGCCGTCGAGCCGGGCTACGTCGACGAGAGCGAAGAGACGCCGAGTGAACCCGAGCGTCCCCAGGCCGACAACGGTCGCCGCGCGAAGGGGCGACCGTCGATGCCGTCGTGGGACGAGATCGTCTTCGGCGCTCGTTCCGACGAGAGCTGA